CAGATCGACCAGTCCCTTGAAGTTTCCTTCGCTGCCGATCGGAAGCTGAACCAGTACCGGGGTCCTCTCGAAGGTGTCTGCGAGATCGCCCAGAGTGTCCTGATAGGACGCTCTCTCTTTGTCTAGCATGTTGAAGAAGGCTATGATGCCCTTGCCCTGTTCTCTGGCTATCATACCGAACCTCTCCGTTTGTATTTCCATTCCAGCCGTCGAGTTTATGACCACCACCACGTTTTCACAGGCATAAATACCGTTGACCGTCTCAGCCATAAAATCGGCCATACCTGGAGTATCGAGCACGTATATTCTATTCTCTCCGTGAGTGAAACTCGTTACTCCCATAGAGAAGCTGGCCTTCTTCTCCTTTTCTATCTCTTCAGTATCAGTTGCCAGGATGCCTGTTCTATCAATAAGCTTGGCATTGAACAACATCGCATCCACCAGCTGAGTTTTTCCGGAGCCGTGGTGTCCAATGAGCGCGATATCTCTTTTGGCATCGACCGGAATCTTGTTCATAATCTGACCACCTCCAAATCTGTCTATTTACGTGTACCCATTATAACTACTGGAAGGGAAGGTATTCCAGAAGAAGGAGTGTTAACAACTTTACCTTCAACCATCATTATGGAGGACTTACCGCCATCCAGACACATCAGGGAATCGAAACCTTTGTCCTTGAAAAATTCTATCATTTCTTTCATGGATAGACCATAGCTGCTCTGCTGGTAACCGTCGATGACTATGAAAACTATCTCGCCAGTCTTCTTGATGCCCACCAGAGTTCTTGGGGCGCGAACGTCTATCAAGGATGAGGAGTAATAGTTTCGTTCGTAATCGCTTACCGGAACGCCGTCGTGGATTATCATCGGACCGCCTTCAACCGCAGAGACCAGGTTTTCTCCATAGGAGTTGATAAGTTTGAATTTGACGGTATTGCCGACGGAAATGTTTCCCGACTTCTGGACCGCCGACGGCGATAGGACGAGAACGTTAGTGCCCTGCTTTACGAAGGAGACGTAACCTTTCGAGACGACTCTTCCGGAGTTCTCGATCACCAAGTATTGGAAATCGTCGAATTCAGGGAGGGTATTTCTATACTCGTCAGTGTAGAGAACGACCTCTCCTCTGTACGGAGAGTTGACGCCGGTTATCTGTACGGTTCTTCCGCCGATTTCGGCCAGGTAAATTATATCCATCCTTGAGACGTAAACTCTACCCTTGTCGGTTACATACAGAGCCGGTCTACCCAGCGAGGGCAGACCCAGTACCTCTCCGTCTCTTATTAGCAGGCCAATGGGTAGGTTCTGATTCTGGTCGAAGTACCCGCCGTTGATCATTATTTCTGGCTTTCTTCGATTGAAGATATCGGAAGCCTTTTCGAGCGCGGCTATACCGTTGTAAGCAAGCTCGACCGAGAAGACGAGTTTCTCGGGATTCATTTCGAGATAAGACATGCTGAACCTGCGGCCATCGACATACGACTCATAAAGACTCAAAGAGTAACTGGAAGCGGTTTCTATCTGGACCATCCTGCCCAGTCCGCTCTTGCTCCGGAAAACCACGTACAATCCATCGATCTCGTACTCGATATCGCCCCAGGGTTTGTCGAAAATCAGGCGAACAAAGTCTCTTCCGGATGATATCGAAACTTCGTCGTAGTCAAGCAACGGATCGACCATAGCCGGGCGAAGGGTTATCGCCAGCGAGCCACTCCCGGTCCACCAATAGGTTATGAAGTCGGGAAGAACCTTCCTGTCCAGTAAAATTTTGATGCTGTCAACCTGATTGTCGATCTTCTTGATCCTCAAAGGCTGAGAATACAGCACCAGCGAGTTAGTTCCGCTGAAAATTGAAGCTCTGGTTATGACCGAGAGCAGCTCGGAATTTATGTACACCACACCGTCTCTTATCAGAAGAGCATTATCGAATTCGTTCCCGAATTCAACAGTTGCCCTGGAAGTTTTATGCGAAAGCGAAACAATCGCTCCGGAGGGCAAAATCATGATCGTCTCCTCCTGGCGGAGAGACTGGGAAATCACCACTCCTTTCAGCATTTTGTCGATGATTTCGATGCTCACGAACTCACCGGAAGGACTCGATATGACGACATCTGCGTAGGTCATCATCTGGCCTTTTTCATCGAGATAAACGAGGTTTTTCGAAAGGGCGGTGAGACAAACAACGGTGAAAAGAAGAATAAACAGACGTCTCATGATCACCTCAGAGAACCTCGTGAACGATTTGAGGGGGCAACACTTCGCTAGTAGAAAAAGAGAAAGTCTCCATGAGGACTTTTCTCTCCAATTCCACCAGTTCCCGACTATTCCCGTGTATAACGGCAAGCGTTTCACCTCTGGCCACTCTGTCGCCGATCTTTTTTATTACTTCCACCCCTACGGCCGGATCGATTACATCCTCTTTGGTCTTTCTGCCGGCTCCGAGTCTCATACATACCAACCCGACACCTTCGGCATCGATTCCAGAGACGAAACCATCTCGTTCGGCCTTGATCTCTTCGATAACACCGGCCGGGGAAAGATATTTCCGGTAGTTGGCGGATAAGTCGATCGGACCTCCCTGAGCGGCAACGAACTCGTCGAATTTGGCCAAGGCCTTTCCCGAGTCGATAACGTCTTTAACTATATCGGGTGCACTGTTTTCGTCGGCGACCCCTCCGATTATCAACATTCTTTCGGAGATCACCCGGCACAGAAGCTCTAGATCGGCCGGGCCGTTGCCTTTCAGCGTCTCTATAGCCTCGATTACTTCTAGAGAATTGCCCACCATTCTTCCAAGGGGCTGGTCCATGTCGCTTATGACCGCACCTACCTTTTTACCTCCTCTTTTGCCGATGTCTATCATTGCCAGAGCGAGTTCCCTTGCATCTTTGAAATTCTTCATGAAGGCACCCTTGCCAGTTTTGACATCGAGGAGTATTCCATCGGAACCGATGGCGAGTTTTTTACTCATTATGCTTGAGGCTATGAGTGAAATCTCTTCGACCGTTGCCGTAACATCTCTCAGGGCATATATCTTCTTGTCGGCAACGGCAACTTCGGCAGTCTGACCGGCCAGGGCTATTCCGATTTTTGAAGCCTGCTTTTTGAATCTATCAACTTCCAGTGAAGTGGTGAAACCCGGTATGGACTCGAGCTTGTCGATCGTGCCCCCGGTATGACCCAGCCCCCTGCCGGAGAGTTTTGCGAAGACCAACCCGCAGGAGGCCACCACAGGTCCCACTATGAGTGTAACCTTGTCACCGACGCCACCGGTAGAGTGTTTATCGATTTTGGTACCCTCGATGGACGACAGGTCTATTTTCTCTCCGGAGTTCAACATTATATCTGTCAGGGAGGATCTTTCTTCCGGAGAGAGGTGGTTGAAGTAAACGGCCATCAGCCAGGCCGCCATCTGGTAGTCTGGTACCAGACCTTTCACATAGCCCGTTACCAGCTCTTCTATTTCGGATCGGGAGTTCTCCAGTCCGTTACGTTTTTTCAGAATGATATCGTATATTCTCATCCAAACACCTTCTTCAACGGCAGTTTTACCTTGAAAATCGTGCCCGTTCCATACTCGCTCTCCAGGTTGATGCTACCTCTGTGTTTTTCTACTATAAAACGAGTTATGGCCAGCCCTAGACCGGTTCCGCCCATCTTTCTTGATCGAGCCTTGTCAACCCTGTAGAATCTTTCGAAAATATGTTTGAGCGATTCTTCGGGTATTCCGACACCACTGTCCTCAACTTCAATCAGAGCAAAATTGTTTTGCGCATAAATTCTCAACCAGACTTCTTTCGGGCCGTGCTCTTTGGCTGCGGTGTATTTGACGGCGTTATCCACCAGATTCAGAAGCAGCTGTACCAGTCTGTCGAAGTCTCCATCTATGAAGATGCCCTCTTCCAGGTCAGTATTTAGTATTACTTCTCTTTCGTCGGCCAGCGGTTTCACTATTCTGAGAACGTAGTTGGCCACTTCTATCAATTCGATTTCTTCGAAGTTGAAGGTTGCATCGCCAGATTCAAGTTTTTCCAGATCGAGAAGATCGTTTATCAATCTCGTCATTCTCGCCGATTCGTTCTCGATTATTTTCAGAAACCTGTAAACGGTTTCTTTATCCTCCAGATCGTCTTCGGCCAATGTCTCTGAGTATCCGTGTATTGAAGTCAACGGCGTTCTCAACTCGTGTGAAACGTTGGCCACAAAGTCTCTTCTCATCGCTTCGAGTTCTTTCTCTTTAGTAATGTCCCTCAGCAATATAAGATGCTTTACCTGTTCCTTCAGCGCTACGCGTATGATCTTGCATTCCATTATCGCTCTTTTGGGGTAGTACATATTTATTTCCGATTCCTGGTTTTCACCAGTTCTGATAACCTCATCGAGTAGGTCTCCTATATAGTAGTTGTCTATGCCTTCGCTTATTTTCCTTCCCAGGAGCTCTTTGCTGGAGAGATCTCTGGCGGACTTGTTAACGTATTCGATCCTCCCGTCGTTGGAAGTTATTAAGAGCGCTTCGCCGAGGTTGTCCAGGATGGTCATGAGGTTCTCCTGCCTCGCGCTGAGCCGGTCGTAAGCCTCCCGGCTCTGGGCGAGCAGTTGTTGAACTCTTTTGTATATGAAGATGAACTCGGCGCTTTGTGGAACATCTACCATATCCGCAAAGCGCCTTTTAGCAGCATTCGATCGCTCGTTCTTCTGCTTCTCGATAAAATAAAGTATAAAGAGAGAAACAGATACAATTGTAAAAAGTAGACAGAGAAGGAGCAACGAATCAGTCTTCCTTTCCCGGGTCTCTGAACTTGTAACCTTTTCCTCTAACGGTAATAATGTACTTTGGATTCGAAGCATCTTCTTCTATCTTGGTTCTGAGCCTTCTTATGTGTACATCAACCGTTCTGGTATCGCCGTAGTAGTCATAGCCCCACAGTTTGTCGAGGAGAACGTCCCGGCTAAAGACCTTTCCTTCGTTCTCGGCCAAAAATCTCAAAAGTTCGAACTCAAGCGGAGTAAGGCTTACCATCCTGTTTCTCACTCTTACTTCGTACTTCTCGGTATCGATCTCGAGTTCTCTGGCGATTATCTTCTTGGGTCTTTCCTCCTTGGCCTGGGCACTCTGCTGAATTCTTCTAAAAACCGCTCTGATTCTAGCCAGAACCTCTCTGACGCTGAATGGCTTTGTGATGTAATCGTCGGCACCAAGTTCCAGTCCGAGGACTTTGTCGAACTCTTCGCTCTTCGCGCTGAGGAAGATCACCGGAGTCTGCCTGAACTTTTCCGTAGCTCTCAAATTTCTCACCAGTTCGAAGCCGTCCATTCCGGGAAGCATTATATCGACTATGAACATGTCCGTTTCGTTGTCCTCTGCAATCTTCAAGGCTTCTTCAGCGTCGTAGGCTTTCAGAACGTCGTAACCTTCCTTCTTCAGGTTAAAGGTCAGAAGTTCCACAATCGAGGGTTCATCATCAATAACAAGAATACTCTTCTTTGCCATGCATTTTCCACTCCTTCCGTCTCAAATTCAGTTCTTCTACATATCTCTGGAGGAAAGGGGTAGCATTTCTCTCCTCTTTCAGATATTCCAGGAAATTCTCAGAACCTGCCTCATCGATGTTTCCCAGTGCGTACTGCAGAAATGATTCCTTAAGGCTTTCAAAATCTGATTTCACGCCGGGCATTCTTAACCTGCTTTTTAGATCCCTTTCAATCTTCTTAAGCAACTGTAAGCTCTCCATCGGCATTCCTTCGAAAGGGGTGCCCGGTTTTGGTACGAGCGGATTCAAACTCAATACCACCTGCGAATAACCCATTCTTACGGCCGATTTCGCAATATCCACTATTCCACTCCTGTCGGACTCGTCTTCGAAGAAAGCCCCGTATATGAAATAGAGTTTGATATTTTTGAATCCTTTTTTAATGCCCATTTCCAGGGCTGTATCTATGTCTCTATCGTTTATACCTTTCCCGAAGAGGTTTCTGATTCTCTGACTTCCTCCTTCGGGTGCTATGGTGAAAATCTTCTGATTACCTTTTTTCAAAACTTCCAGAAGGTTTTCCGACAGAGCGTCCAGCCTCAACGAAGAGACCGACAGATCGTAATCTAGTTCGATCGCACGTTCCAGTACACGGTCAATGAATGGATAATCGGTTACCGTGGCCGCGACGAGTCCGAATCTTTTCGTGATATGAGCCTGGCGATCCATTATATCCAGAAGTTCGTCTGGATCTCTGAATCTGGCATTACCAAAGCGATAACCCGAAACACAGAATCTACATTTTCTTTTGCAGCCTCTACCGATCTCTATAAGAAAACGATCTTTGAAAACCGATTCCGGGGTGATAAACAAGCTCTGTCCCAGCTCATCGTCGTAAAAAACCTCTGGAGCCTCCGGTTCCAAAGTCATCACAGATACGGTTTCCTCTCTGTTCATGGACGGCCTAAGGGCGGCCAATCTTTCTAGAAAGTTCCGATTTAGATCACCCCTGTTGACCACGTCGGCTACTCTGGAAACTAGAGAATCGTTGAAATATGTCATTGCCCCGCCCATAACTATCACAGGATGGGAAGGTAATCTTTCCCCTCTTTTAAGGGGTATTCCGTAGCTATTCAAGATGTCAAAGACGTTTAGTATATCGAGTTCGAAATGCACTGAAAAGGCCCAGATCCTGAACTCGTCCAATGGCGTTAAACTGTCCAGAGAGTAAAACCTCTTCGATTCTGGAACGTAATAAAAACGCTCAGCCCTCACGTTAGGCAGCGAGTTAAACCTTTTCAAGAGTACGTGTGTCGATAAACTTGAACTCGCTACTCTGTAATCGTTAGGATATATAAGGGCTACAAGCACATCACCGGTGAAGTCTATCTCTTCTATGAAACGTTCTTTCGATCTAAAAGCCGACACCAGCGAGTATTCGTTCCAGCTTCTCGTATCCCTGGGTTTACGCACTAACGCTTCTCCTGAGAAAATCGAGAGATACGAATCTCCTTACGAACTCAAAAGAAGCTCTTAAAACTTCGTTTTGAAGGACTGTGCCTGAAAATTTGACGTTTACACCGTCTAAAACCGCCAGATCCATATTCACAGTAATCTCTTCGAAGAATTTGACGGGCGACAGGTGCTTGAGAGAAGTCTCACACACCACACTCACCAGACCATCGACTTCTAAATCGTTCAGAAGACTGTGACCACATCCGTGCACTAACTTAAGAAGCCCGCTTGTGGAAATCAGTCCAAGAATTTCGCTATCGGAATTTTCCGACCAGCGTAGCGAAACATCGTCGGGAGTGAGAGAAAAGGTGTACGTCTTTCCCGTGAGAGCTCTCAACTTCTCCAGATCAGGCATTTCCAAGCTCCGGTTTCCCCATGATCTTTCCACCTTCGATTTTTGGGCCTGTGACGACATCTACCTCTTCAAAATCGTCTTTGTAGAAATTACCGCTATCAAGACCAAGAATATCGGCCAGTTCTCTTCCCGTAATAGTCTCTTTCTGAAGAAGAAACTCGGCCGCTTCATCGAGTTTCTTCCTCTGGTCGGAAAGCACTCTCTTGGCCTTTTCGTAACTGGTGAGGACTATCTTCTTCACTTCAGCATCGATTTCACTCGCTATCTCCTCGGAGTAATTCTTCATCCTGGTAAGTTCTCTGCCGAGGAAGACCTCTTCTTCTTCCTTGCCCCAGGCTATCGGTCCAAGTCTCTCACTCATACCGAACTGAGTCACCATGCTCCTGGCCATGGCGCTGGCCCTTTCAAGATCGCTGGAGGCTCCGGTGGTTATTTCGCCAAAGACCAGATCCTCGGCCGCTCTACCACCTAGAGCCTGAGCCATGTTGTCCAGAAGCTCGGATTTGGTTATCAAATAGCGATCCTCTAGCGGAAGGCTCTCGGTGAAGCCCAGTGTCGAGGTACCGCGCGGTATGATCGTTACTTTGTGAACCGGGAAGGCGTTCGGTAAAACAAGGCCTACCACCGCGTGTCCCAGTTCGTGATAGGCGAGAATTTTCTTCTCCTTGTCGCTGATTATCCTGGACTTTTTCGCCGGCCCGGCAAGGACTCTATCGATAGCCTCTTCCAGCTCAAACATGCCGATCATCTTTTTCTTCTTTCTTGCCGATAGAATGGCCGCTTCATTTATCAGGTTTTCCAGATCGGCTCCCACGAAGCCGGGGGTTCTTCTGGCAAGAAGCTGCACATCTACATCGGGGTCGATCGGTTTACCACGCATGTGTATCTTCAAAATAGCCGCCCTGCCATTCAGGTCTGGTGGATCGACAGAGATCTTTTTATCAAACCTTCCCGGTCTCAACAGAGCTTTATCCAGAATATCCGGTCTGTTTGTGGCGGCAATTACGATGACGCCCGTCTTGGCGTCAAAACCGTCCATTTCTACCAGTATTTGGTTGAGAGTCTGTTCACGTTCATCGTGACCTCCCCCTAGGCCGGCTCCCCTGTGTCTGCCCACGGCGTCGATTTCGTCTATAAACACGATGGCCGGAGCCGATGTCTTTGCCTGCGCGAAGAGATCTCTAACCCTTGCGGCACCCACACCGACAAAAAGTTCCACGAAATCCGAACCGCTTATGAAAAAGAATGGGACTTCGGCTTCACCGGCAACCGACCTGGCCAGAAGAGTCTTTCCCGTTCCAGGAGGTCCTACAAGAAGGATTCCTTTGGGCATCCTGGCACCCGTATCCCTGAATATTGAAGGGTCTTTCAGGAAACTCACCACATCGGCCAATTCCTGTTGAGCTTCGTCAACTCCCGCGACATCCTTAAAGGTCACCTTTTTATCACTGCTCGTATACTTCTTGGCCGGGCTCTTTGTGAAGGTGAAGGCTTGTGAATTCCTCCCCGAAAGCGACCTCATGGCGAAGAACCATATGAAGACTATTATTGCAAGAGGGATTATGGTTCCCAGAAGGTTCACCCAGAAGAGCGAATCCCCACCTCTTTCGAAAGTTATATTCACACCCCTTCTGGCGAGTTGATCTAGCTGGTCCTGAAAGGTTTGAGTGATCAACGTTTGAGAGGGGAAATAGGTTTCTAGAGAACGTCTGGGGTTGTCTCCAGTGATGTAAACAACTTTTCCATTGTCGTAGATAACTATATCTATTATGTTATTGAAATCATCCAGAAACTTAGTATATGGGACTTCAATGCTGGTTTCCGATGGGTACAAACCACGAAGAGCGACCAACAAGAATATGCCTAAAACAACATAAAAAAGGATCATCCCGAGCCTGGGCCTTTGTTCCATGAATTACCTCCTTTCAAGGCTAAAAACTACTAATTCAGTACATGAAGGGTCCGCCCTACAAAGCTCGCTGGTCACGATGCCAGGAACCCAGAGAATCTCACCTCTGGCATTTTCTAGAATCAGTAATTTGCTCCAAAAACCCTTCAAACCTTTCTCCGAGACTATTCGTTCAATTCTCTTGGTACCGCTCATCCCGAAAGGAACGATATAATCTTTTTTATCAGCCGGTCTCAGTTTCAATGGAAGAGTCATTCTTCTGATACCGCACACGCTTAAAAAACGTCCATCCAACCTGCCTGAGAGTTTTTTCCCTTCCCGGATTCTCAATCTCCAACCTCCGAGAGAGATTTCAAAAGGCAGTGAAAATACCTCTACCGATTCAAGAGTTTCAAATATCAGGCTCTTCTTGTAAAAAAACACGTAATTTCCAAGCCTGGATCCCTTTAGATCTTCTCTGAATTCTACGGTCCAGCCGTTTCTCTCGCTCATAAGAAGATCGTAAAAGGCCTCGATTCTTTCTCTAGAAGGCGGATAACCGTCTGAACTCATTTTCGAAACGATCTCTCTCACAGTCTCGAAAAGTAGCGCTCTGTACATACCTTTCAACCTGACGTTCTCAACGAAGAGTATTCCATCTATTGTCTCGAACGACGACAGCGCTTCCATAATGTCTTTTTCGACTATCGAATAGCCATCGTAAAGATTTTCAAAAAAACGCCACATCGCTTCGTTGAAAGACGGATTCAATCTCTTTAACTCCGGCACTATCTTAAGACGCACAGAGTTTCTGTCAAAGCTTGTATCCAGATTTGTCTCGTCTTCCATAAATGTAACCATGTTAATTGTAACATAATCCATGATACGTTGCATATCACAGAACAGTAATGGTCTTACTATATCACCATTCGACGGTCTTAGACCAACAACTCCCTTCAATCCCGTTCCCCGTGCCATTCGAAGTAACATGGTTTCGATCAGGTCATCGCGGTTGTGAGCCACGGCGATGACGTCACATGATTGTGCGTTTTTAACTTCTCTCAGAAAATCGTATCTGACTTTTCTTGCAGCTTCTTCGACTGAAAGGCCAGGGGTCTTCGCCATGTAATCCTTCACATCTCTTCTCTCGTGAAAAAAAGCGATTCCCTTTTCGGTGCAGACCTGCCTTATCATCTCGGCTTCTTCCATCGGCCCTTTTTCACGAAGACCGTGGTCCATGTTGGCCACTACCAGCTCGATCGAAAGGAGGGGCTTCAAGTTCCACAATATGTTCAAAAGAGCCATGGAATCTTTTCCGCCAGAAACGGCTACAAGAACCCTCTGGGCGGGTTTCAACAGATTCCAACGTCCGATGAAACCGAGTGTTTCCTCTTCAAGTACATGCATCTTTTACACCACCATCTATAACAATGCGCCCATTAAGGGCGCATCTGGAGCCAACGAAGGGAATTGAACCCCCAACCTGCTCATTACGAATGAGCCGCTCTGCCGATTGAGCTACGTTGGCACCTGGAATCAATTTTATATCACCCGACAGTCTATGTCAACGAGTTCACGACGCGTAGGAAACGCTCCTGCGTTCCCTGATGACAGTTACCTTGATAACTCCTGGGTATTCAAGTTCTTCTTCGATCTTTTTGGCTATGTCCATCGCCAGCTTTTCAGCCAGTATATCATCCACTTTCTCAGGCTCGACGATAACACGTATTTCTCTGCCGGCCTGTATGGCGTAGGCCTTTTCGATGTGTTTGAAACCTGTGGCTATGTTTTCCAGGCTTTCCAGTCTCTTTATGTACATATCAAGCGATTCTCTCCTGGCACCGGGTCTAGACGCAGAAACGGCATCAGCCGCTGCCACGAGAACGGCCTCTGGGGTTATGGCTTCGGTCTCGCCGTGGTGGTACTGAATCATGTTCACCACCTGGTTCTTCTCTCCAAATCTCTTGGCTATCTCTCCCCCGATAATCGAGTGCGATCCTTCGATTTCATGATCTACGGCCTTTCCTATATCGTGGAGTATAGCCCCGCGCTTGACCTTGTCAACGTTCAGCCCCAGCTCCGAAGCCATTAGAGCGGCCAGATGCGCGACTTCTATGGAGTGTTGCAGGACGTTCTGACCGTAACTGGTTCTGAACTTCAACCGTCCGAGAAGCTTGACCAGTTCGGGATGCATGGAAGGTATCCCAACCTTCATAAGCGCTTCTTGACCGGCTTCCTTTATTTCGTTGTAAATCTCCTTCTTCGATTTTTCGTACATCTCTTCTATGCGAGCCGGATGAATTCTACCGTCTTCAACCAGTTTGTCAAGAGTCATTTTCGCTATGGCCCTTCTTAAGGGGTTGAAACAGGAGACAACAACCACTTCTGGCGTGTCGTCGATCACAAGGTCCGATCCGGTGAGTTTCTCGAAGGCCCTTATATTTCTTCCCTCTCTACCTATTATTCTTCCCTTCATCTCGTCGGACGGCAGACTCACCGTGCTTACGGTTACATCTCCGGTATAGTCGGCCGCATACCTCTGTATCGAATTGACGATGACCCATTTGGCGTAACGACTCCCCTCTTCGTCGTACTGGTCTTTAAGCTGTTTGAGCTTCTGCGCCAGATCGTGTTCGTATATCTCCTCGGCTCTCTTGAGGACAATATCTCTGGCTTCTTCCATGGTGAGTTCGGAAAGGTGGAATAATTTCTTTTCGGCCTCTTCTTTCATGGTCTCCACCGCTATCCTTTCATTCTCGACCTGTTGTCTCGCCTTTTCGATAGTCTCTTCCTTCTTATCGATGTTGTCCTCTCTTCTTGAGATCCTTTCTTCCCATTGCTTGAGTTCTTCCCTGTCTCTCTTGAACTCCTTTTCTTGCTCTTCCCTCAGTTTATGTAATTCTTCTCTGCCCTCGATCAAGGCTTTCTTTTTGAGGTGTTCGGCCTCTTCGTTTGCCCTTTTTAGTATCGATTCCGAGTCTTGTTTAGCCGCTTTAAGCTGATTTTGCAAATCATCTTTTACTTTTTTGACGGCCCGAGGAATCAATATATAATAGGCCAGGGTAAATCCGGCTGCCAGACCGACCATTATTCCAACTATTACTAAAATCATCCACACGTCGCTGGCCCTTTGCTGTAATTACTCTAGGATACCAGCTCCCTCCTTTCACAATATCTCTCTCAATACTTCATCGATACTCCCAATCGGGAAACCCCTTCTGAAGAGTTTTCTCCTTAGTTTTTCAGCGTCCTCTGCCCTTGCGTTTCCAATGGCTCTCTTGATTATCTCTTTCAAGTCACACTCTTTAATTTCTCTGTTCATGGCCTCTTCTATAGTTTCCTCGGCCACGCCCAGCTCCAAAAGCTCCATCTTCAATCTGAACGGCCCTTTGTAGTGAACGTTGAGACCGTCGCTTATATAAATGGCCGCAAACCGCTCATCGTTTATCAAACCCTGCTCTACCAATTTCTTCATGGTTTCGGCGATTTCACTCTGGTCGTACTGCCTTCGAGTGAGGTATTCCTGAATTTCTCTGGCCGATCTAAGTCTGAACTTCAAGTATCTCAATGCATCGCCGACCGGATCAGACTTCATTCTTCTTCCTTTTCCTCTTTTTGCCTTTCCAGGAGGGGCAGATTGTTTGCGGCCCTTAGTCTGTTCTCGATTTCGAACATCACATCCGGATTGCTTTTAAGATACTCCACTCCGTTGGCCTTCCCCTGCCCGATGCTGACTTCAGCGCCATCGGGGGTTATGTAGTTGTACCAGGCACCTTTTCTCTCTATTATGTTTGCCTCTGCGGCCAGGTTGAACAGTTCGTTGGCATGCTCGATACCCTGTCCATAGATGATGTCGACCTTGGCCTCTTTGAATGGAGGCGCTACTTTGTTTTTCACGACTTTGATAATTGTTTCATTTCCAAGCACGTTGGTACCTTCTCTGATCGCGCTTCCCTTTCTCACTTCGAGCCTTACGGAGGAATAGAACTTCAGCGCCACACCTCCGGTTGTGGTTTCGGGGTTTCCGTAAACGACACCGATCTTCATTCTTGTCTGATTGATGAAGATAACTATGCATTTGGATCTGCTAACATTACCTGAGATCTTTCTCAGAGCCTGCGACATGAGTCTAGCCTGTAAGCCGACTTGCAGCTCTCCCATG
This portion of the Mesotoga infera genome encodes:
- a CDS encoding thymidine phosphorylase, giving the protein MRIYDIILKKRNGLENSRSEIEELVTGYVKGLVPDYQMAAWLMAVYFNHLSPEERSSLTDIMLNSGEKIDLSSIEGTKIDKHSTGGVGDKVTLIVGPVVASCGLVFAKLSGRGLGHTGGTIDKLESIPGFTTSLEVDRFKKQASKIGIALAGQTAEVAVADKKIYALRDVTATVEEISLIASSIMSKKLAIGSDGILLDVKTGKGAFMKNFKDARELALAMIDIGKRGGKKVGAVISDMDQPLGRMVGNSLEVIEAIETLKGNGPADLELLCRVISERMLIIGGVADENSAPDIVKDVIDSGKALAKFDEFVAAQGGPIDLSANYRKYLSPAGVIEEIKAERDGFVSGIDAEGVGLVCMRLGAGRKTKEDVIDPAVGVEVIKKIGDRVARGETLAVIHGNSRELVELERKVLMETFSFSTSEVLPPQIVHEVL
- a CDS encoding sensor histidine kinase yields the protein MVDVPQSAEFIFIYKRVQQLLAQSREAYDRLSARQENLMTILDNLGEALLITSNDGRIEYVNKSARDLSSKELLGRKISEGIDNYYIGDLLDEVIRTGENQESEINMYYPKRAIMECKIIRVALKEQVKHLILLRDITKEKELEAMRRDFVANVSHELRTPLTSIHGYSETLAEDDLEDKETVYRFLKIIENESARMTRLINDLLDLEKLESGDATFNFEEIELIEVANYVLRIVKPLADEREVILNTDLEEGIFIDGDFDRLVQLLLNLVDNAVKYTAAKEHGPKEVWLRIYAQNNFALIEVEDSGVGIPEESLKHIFERFYRVDKARSRKMGGTGLGLAITRFIVEKHRGSINLESEYGTGTIFKVKLPLKKVFG
- a CDS encoding B12-binding domain-containing radical SAM protein; the protein is MRKPRDTRSWNEYSLVSAFRSKERFIEEIDFTGDVLVALIYPNDYRVASSSLSTHVLLKRFNSLPNVRAERFYYVPESKRFYSLDSLTPLDEFRIWAFSVHFELDILNVFDILNSYGIPLKRGERLPSHPVIVMGGAMTYFNDSLVSRVADVVNRGDLNRNFLERLAALRPSMNREETVSVMTLEPEAPEVFYDDELGQSLFITPESVFKDRFLIEIGRGCKRKCRFCVSGYRFGNARFRDPDELLDIMDRQAHITKRFGLVAATVTDYPFIDRVLERAIELDYDLSVSSLRLDALSENLLEVLKKGNQKIFTIAPEGGSQRIRNLFGKGINDRDIDTALEMGIKKGFKNIKLYFIYGAFFEDESDRSGIVDIAKSAVRMGYSQVVLSLNPLVPKPGTPFEGMPMESLQLLKKIERDLKSRLRMPGVKSDFESLKESFLQYALGNIDEAGSENFLEYLKEERNATPFLQRYVEELNLRRKEWKMHGKEEYSCY
- a CDS encoding phosphodiester glycosidase family protein, with protein sequence MRRLFILLFTVVCLTALSKNLVYLDEKGQMMTYADVVISSPSGEFVSIEIIDKMLKGVVISQSLRQEETIMILPSGAIVSLSHKTSRATVEFGNEFDNALLIRDGVVYINSELLSVITRASIFSGTNSLVLYSQPLRIKKIDNQVDSIKILLDRKVLPDFITYWWTGSGSLAITLRPAMVDPLLDYDEVSISSGRDFVRLIFDKPWGDIEYEIDGLYVVFRSKSGLGRMVQIETASSYSLSLYESYVDGRRFSMSYLEMNPEKLVFSVELAYNGIAALEKASDIFNRRKPEIMINGGYFDQNQNLPIGLLIRDGEVLGLPSLGRPALYVTDKGRVYVSRMDIIYLAEIGGRTVQITGVNSPYRGEVVLYTDEYRNTLPEFDDFQYLVIENSGRVVSKGYVSFVKQGTNVLVLSPSAVQKSGNISVGNTVKFKLINSYGENLVSAVEGGPMIIHDGVPVSDYERNYYSSSLIDVRAPRTLVGIKKTGEIVFIVIDGYQQSSYGLSMKEMIEFFKDKGFDSLMCLDGGKSSIMMVEGKVVNTPSSGIPSLPVVIMGTRK
- a CDS encoding response regulator transcription factor, yielding MAKKSILVIDDEPSIVELLTFNLKKEGYDVLKAYDAEEALKIAEDNETDMFIVDIMLPGMDGFELVRNLRATEKFRQTPVIFLSAKSEEFDKVLGLELGADDYITKPFSVREVLARIRAVFRRIQQSAQAKEERPKKIIARELEIDTEKYEVRVRNRMVSLTPLEFELLRFLAENEGKVFSRDVLLDKLWGYDYYGDTRTVDVHIRRLRTKIEEDASNPKYIITVRGKGYKFRDPGKED